A part of Terriglobus roseus genomic DNA contains:
- a CDS encoding efflux RND transporter permease subunit yields the protein MWIVKVALTRPYTFIVLALLILLAAPIMILRTPTDIFPNINIPVISIGFTYTGLNPEEVEGRLTTPYEKALTTLVDNIQHTESTSYNGYAVIRVFLQPGASLDTANAQVTAASQYELRQLPPGILPPQVINFSASSVPIVQIGVSGQGMSEAQLNDYATNFVRTQFVTVPGSVVPLPYGGKLRQITISMDQTAMQSKGIAPGDLLAALSQQNVITPSGTIKIGTTEYDVRPNGAPRTIEDLQGLPVKQANGNTIFLRDVATVAEGFQFQTNVVRQDGKRGVLISVLKNGNSSTLDVVKGIRESLPRVKTTLPPQLQLTPLGDQSVFVRAAVEGVIREAIIAAVLTAIMILVFLGSWRSTIIIAISIPLSILTSVIVLGLIGETINTMTLGGLALAVGILVDDATVTIENIERYLEDGYPLLEAIEQGAAQISVPALVSTLCICIVFLPMFFLSGVSRYLFVPLAEAVVFAMLASYILSRTLVPTLAMYLLKAHAHGEHANGFFARFQRGFNARFDKVRDAYDGLLRRLIAARKAFVPVFLGICLCCMLLIPFLGQDFFPDTDSGQFTLHVRAPTGTRIEEVANLFDQVENQIRKTIPADEMSGVLDNIGMPYSSMNTQHLTNGTISAGDGDIFVTLKEDHHPTAKYVEALRRDLPKMFPQATFYMLPADITTQILNFGIPAPIDIQIEGNNIIASKAQADKILAQLRDVSGLTDLRIQQPFNGPTLNIDVDRTKALQGGFTARDVSQSLLNTLSGSFQVTPMFFLNWKNGVNYNMAAQTPQYKMDTVQDLQNVPINRSTSIAAGAGNGQPEILSDIATVKRGTEMTVVNHYNIRRVVDIYGSVQNRDLGAVSRDIERILGKDRKDLPRGTYITLKGQVETMRSSYIGLVGGLVFSIVLVYLLIVVNFQSWVDPFIIITALPAALAGIILFLFLTGTRLSVPALMGAIMCMGVATANSILVVSFAKQQLEEHGDALRAAIEAGATRFRPVLMTAMAMIIGMVPMAMGMGDGGEQNAPLGRAVIGGLLCATCATLVFVPTVFALIHGRKKSNPKRSQEQLAEVHA from the coding sequence ATGTGGATCGTCAAGGTTGCGCTAACCCGCCCCTACACCTTTATCGTGCTGGCGCTGCTGATTTTGCTGGCGGCGCCCATCATGATCCTGCGCACGCCAACCGACATTTTCCCGAACATTAACATCCCGGTTATTTCGATTGGTTTCACGTATACCGGCCTGAATCCGGAAGAAGTGGAAGGGCGACTAACCACTCCGTATGAGAAGGCACTGACCACGCTGGTGGACAACATTCAGCACACGGAATCCACCAGCTACAACGGATATGCCGTTATTCGCGTCTTCCTGCAGCCCGGAGCTTCCCTTGACACCGCCAACGCGCAGGTCACGGCAGCATCGCAATATGAACTGCGCCAGTTGCCTCCCGGCATTCTGCCACCGCAGGTTATTAACTTCTCCGCTTCCAGCGTCCCTATCGTTCAGATCGGCGTTTCCGGCCAGGGCATGTCCGAAGCACAGTTGAACGACTACGCCACTAACTTTGTGCGTACGCAGTTCGTGACGGTCCCCGGTTCAGTTGTGCCCTTGCCGTATGGCGGTAAGCTGCGCCAGATAACCATTTCGATGGATCAGACGGCAATGCAATCCAAAGGCATTGCTCCAGGCGACTTGTTGGCGGCACTCTCGCAACAGAATGTAATTACGCCATCAGGAACGATCAAAATCGGCACCACCGAATATGACGTCCGTCCAAACGGTGCACCGCGCACCATTGAAGATCTACAAGGCCTGCCCGTCAAACAGGCCAATGGAAACACGATCTTCCTCCGCGATGTAGCCACGGTGGCAGAAGGCTTCCAGTTCCAAACGAATGTCGTGCGCCAGGACGGCAAGCGCGGCGTTCTGATCAGCGTATTGAAGAACGGCAACTCTTCCACGTTGGACGTTGTGAAGGGTATTCGTGAATCGCTGCCACGCGTAAAGACCACACTGCCACCTCAGTTGCAGTTGACGCCACTGGGCGATCAGTCAGTGTTTGTGCGTGCCGCCGTGGAGGGCGTGATCCGTGAAGCGATCATCGCTGCTGTTCTCACGGCCATCATGATCCTGGTCTTCCTGGGAAGCTGGCGTTCCACGATCATCATTGCCATCTCGATCCCTCTGTCGATTCTGACGTCGGTCATTGTGCTTGGACTGATTGGCGAGACCATCAACACGATGACGCTTGGTGGCCTTGCGCTCGCCGTCGGCATCCTGGTGGATGACGCCACCGTCACCATTGAAAACATTGAGCGCTATCTGGAAGATGGCTATCCACTATTGGAAGCAATCGAACAGGGTGCTGCGCAGATTTCCGTGCCAGCCCTGGTTTCCACGCTGTGTATCTGCATCGTGTTCCTGCCCATGTTCTTCCTGAGCGGCGTATCGCGTTACCTGTTCGTGCCGTTGGCTGAAGCCGTGGTGTTTGCCATGCTGGCAAGCTACATCCTCAGCCGTACATTGGTTCCTACGCTGGCGATGTATCTGTTGAAGGCACATGCGCACGGTGAGCATGCGAATGGCTTCTTCGCGCGCTTTCAGAGGGGCTTCAATGCACGCTTTGACAAGGTCCGTGACGCCTACGACGGTCTGTTGCGTCGCCTGATTGCAGCACGCAAAGCATTTGTCCCTGTATTTCTTGGCATCTGCCTCTGCTGCATGCTGCTGATTCCCTTCCTGGGGCAGGACTTCTTCCCGGATACAGACAGTGGTCAGTTCACATTGCATGTGCGCGCCCCAACGGGTACGCGTATTGAAGAAGTGGCCAACCTGTTTGACCAGGTAGAGAACCAGATTCGCAAGACCATTCCAGCCGATGAAATGTCCGGCGTTCTGGACAACATCGGTATGCCGTATTCGTCGATGAACACGCAGCATCTGACGAATGGCACGATTAGCGCAGGCGATGGGGACATCTTCGTCACGCTGAAAGAAGATCACCACCCCACAGCGAAGTACGTAGAAGCTCTCCGTCGCGATCTTCCGAAGATGTTCCCGCAGGCGACGTTCTACATGTTGCCAGCGGACATCACGACGCAGATTCTGAACTTTGGCATTCCTGCTCCAATCGACATTCAGATTGAAGGCAACAACATCATCGCAAGCAAGGCGCAGGCGGATAAGATTTTGGCCCAACTGCGCGATGTTTCTGGCCTGACAGACCTTCGCATTCAACAGCCCTTTAACGGTCCCACACTGAACATTGATGTGGATCGTACGAAAGCGTTGCAAGGCGGTTTCACTGCGCGCGACGTTTCGCAGAGTTTGTTGAACACTCTCAGCGGCTCATTCCAGGTAACGCCAATGTTCTTCCTGAACTGGAAGAACGGCGTGAACTACAACATGGCCGCGCAGACTCCGCAATACAAGATGGACACCGTTCAGGATCTCCAGAATGTACCGATCAATCGCAGCACCTCCATTGCAGCAGGTGCTGGCAACGGACAGCCGGAAATTCTGAGTGACATTGCCACGGTGAAGCGCGGTACAGAGATGACCGTGGTGAACCACTACAACATCCGTCGTGTGGTGGATATCTATGGCAGTGTCCAAAACCGCGATCTTGGAGCTGTAAGCCGAGATATTGAACGGATTCTTGGAAAAGATCGCAAGGACCTGCCTCGTGGCACCTACATCACGTTGAAGGGCCAGGTGGAGACGATGCGCAGTTCTTACATTGGCCTTGTCGGTGGCCTTGTCTTCTCCATCGTGCTCGTCTACCTGCTGATCGTTGTGAACTTCCAGAGCTGGGTGGATCCATTCATCATCATCACAGCGTTGCCTGCGGCACTGGCTGGCATCATCCTCTTCTTGTTCCTCACTGGAACGCGATTGAGTGTCCCCGCACTGATGGGCGCGATTATGTGTATGGGTGTGGCCACAGCAAACTCCATCCTTGTGGTTTCATTCGCCAAGCAGCAACTTGAAGAGCACGGAGACGCGCTGCGTGCAGCCATTGAAGCTGG
- a CDS encoding LysR substrate-binding domain-containing protein, translating into MELRHLRYLVAVAEQQSFSRAAAHLHVSQSAISEQMADLEDEVGVRLLERGHRRTELTEPGKIFLEHARRVLEMSRTAVLEAQRAERGQVGTLRIGFFAGGVGDGFPALIRNFRDTHPGVELTLMEMHVTEQWRALQDGRIDLAFTRAPEPQMRRDIRYEVIQHDPMVAILPLNHPRASAKRLDVKDLSGERFVVSSRGTSPSVYDKVIELCMTAGFTPEIASVSTVWSSVILMVQSGEGVSILPYNRQQIGFRDLAFVPLKAKNAFVELCVCWTARRDRILLRNFREMAKEHVRTGRL; encoded by the coding sequence ATGGAACTCCGTCATCTCCGTTACCTCGTGGCTGTCGCAGAGCAGCAAAGCTTCAGCCGCGCTGCAGCGCATCTGCATGTCTCTCAATCCGCTATCAGCGAGCAGATGGCCGATTTGGAGGATGAGGTTGGCGTGCGTCTGCTGGAACGCGGTCATCGACGAACGGAACTAACGGAACCCGGCAAGATCTTTCTGGAACACGCACGTCGCGTACTGGAGATGAGTCGCACCGCTGTTCTGGAGGCACAACGTGCCGAACGCGGCCAGGTGGGTACGCTCCGCATTGGGTTTTTTGCTGGCGGCGTGGGAGACGGTTTTCCGGCGCTTATCCGCAACTTCCGCGACACACATCCGGGCGTGGAACTAACGCTTATGGAGATGCATGTCACCGAGCAATGGCGTGCCTTGCAGGACGGCCGCATTGATCTTGCCTTCACCCGTGCTCCCGAGCCGCAGATGCGCCGGGATATCCGCTATGAAGTCATTCAACACGATCCCATGGTGGCCATTCTTCCTCTAAACCATCCCCGTGCATCCGCGAAACGGCTGGATGTGAAGGATCTTTCGGGGGAACGCTTCGTCGTCTCATCCCGCGGCACATCGCCCAGTGTTTACGACAAGGTCATTGAGCTTTGCATGACAGCGGGTTTCACACCAGAAATTGCCAGTGTTTCTACGGTATGGAGCAGCGTTATCCTCATGGTGCAGTCGGGCGAGGGGGTCTCGATTTTGCCGTATAACCGGCAGCAGATTGGGTTTCGCGATCTGGCATTCGTTCCGCTCAAGGCGAAAAATGCGTTTGTAGAGCTTTGTGTCTGCTGGACGGCACGTCGCGACCGCATCCTGCTCCGCAACTTCCGCGAGATGGCGAAGGAGCATGTCCGGACTGGTCGTTTGTAG
- a CDS encoding VOC family protein, with protein sequence MSQIRSVFGTPVPELPVADVPRAQQYYREVLGFEVGWLYPGDEIGAVLRDNVTIFFRKKQPPFEAAIHWIHAPDIEASYRELTDLGANIVDPLAEKPWGLRQFTVQDLDGNLFHFHHG encoded by the coding sequence ATGAGCCAGATACGAAGCGTTTTCGGAACGCCTGTGCCGGAACTTCCTGTGGCGGATGTGCCTCGTGCGCAGCAGTATTACCGGGAAGTGCTTGGCTTTGAGGTTGGATGGCTCTATCCGGGCGATGAAATTGGTGCTGTATTACGCGATAACGTGACCATCTTTTTTCGCAAGAAACAGCCGCCGTTTGAGGCCGCGATTCACTGGATACATGCTCCCGACATCGAAGCGTCTTATCGAGAATTGACTGACCTCGGGGCAAATATTGTCGATCCACTCGCAGAGAAACCCTGGGGCCTGCGTCAATTCACCGTGCAGGATCTGGATGGCAACTTGTTCCACTTTCACCACGGGTAA
- a CDS encoding diflavin oxidoreductase — protein sequence MSTETQKYTRNNPYESKMLVNYVLTDRDSEKETRHIELALEEGMAYTPGDAVGIQPTNRDSEVEAVLKALNFKGDEKVLDFFKKEDTLDNALRTKLHIGKLTRGSVNSYAKIAPESVPGLDFLKSLAGQDNKSRAEEYVWGREFLDLITEHPGGITDPQQLFTVLQRLTPRMYSIASSQAKHPDAVHTTVRVVRYHTHSRDRQGLCSGHLGERADEGSTMPIFLHANANFRLPEDTETPVIMVGPGTGVAPFRSFLQHRQAHGQKGNNWLFFGEQRSASDFLYKQEFEGMLKDGTLTRLDTAFSRDQTKKIYVQDRMRESRQELWAWLERGAYFYVCGDASRMAKDVEQTLLDTIADGKDCSPEHAQEYLNDLKKQKRYQLDVY from the coding sequence ATGAGCACTGAGACGCAGAAGTACACCCGCAATAATCCCTACGAATCGAAGATGCTGGTCAACTATGTGTTGACCGACCGGGACTCAGAGAAGGAGACCCGTCATATCGAACTGGCGTTGGAAGAGGGCATGGCTTACACGCCCGGCGACGCAGTCGGCATCCAGCCCACCAACCGCGACAGCGAAGTGGAAGCAGTTCTAAAGGCGCTCAACTTCAAGGGCGACGAGAAGGTTCTCGACTTCTTCAAGAAAGAAGACACACTGGACAATGCTCTGCGCACCAAGCTGCACATCGGCAAGCTGACGCGCGGCAGCGTAAATAGCTATGCCAAGATTGCGCCTGAGTCTGTCCCAGGCCTCGACTTCTTGAAGTCGCTTGCCGGACAGGACAACAAGTCTCGTGCAGAAGAGTATGTCTGGGGACGCGAGTTCCTCGATCTGATCACGGAGCATCCTGGCGGAATCACCGACCCTCAGCAGCTTTTCACCGTGCTGCAGCGCCTCACGCCGCGTATGTACTCCATCGCGTCTTCGCAGGCGAAGCATCCGGATGCCGTGCACACCACAGTGCGCGTGGTGCGTTATCACACACATAGCAGGGATCGTCAGGGTCTGTGCTCCGGCCATCTCGGCGAGCGTGCCGACGAGGGCAGCACCATGCCCATCTTCTTGCACGCCAATGCAAACTTCCGCCTGCCGGAAGACACAGAAACCCCGGTCATCATGGTGGGACCTGGCACCGGTGTTGCTCCGTTCCGTTCGTTCCTGCAACACCGTCAGGCGCACGGCCAGAAGGGCAACAACTGGCTCTTCTTCGGTGAGCAGCGGTCGGCTTCGGACTTCCTTTATAAGCAGGAGTTCGAAGGCATGCTGAAGGACGGCACGCTTACACGTCTGGATACTGCCTTCTCGCGCGATCAGACGAAGAAGATTTACGTGCAGGATCGCATGCGTGAGAGCCGCCAGGAACTGTGGGCATGGCTGGAGCGCGGTGCGTATTTTTACGTTTGCGGCGATGCTTCACGCATGGCCAAGGACGTTGAGCAGACTCTTCTCGATACCATCGCGGATGGCAAGGACTGCAGTCCGGAACACGCGCAGGAATACCTCAACGATCTTAAGAAGCAGAAGCGTTATCAGCTTGACGTGTATTAA
- a CDS encoding lipocalin family protein, which translates to MTQPPLKTVDHVDLNRYLGKWYEIARLPNRFEKKCQRDVTAEYSKDGNKILVHNSCIQQDGSPKVAEGRAKVADSVTNAKLKVTFFWPFYGDYWIIGLDPAYRWAIVGEPDRKYMWILSRTPHLADADHAHILNLVQQAGYESGQLIYSQQTGAR; encoded by the coding sequence ATGACTCAACCGCCGCTGAAGACCGTCGACCATGTTGATCTCAATCGTTATCTCGGCAAGTGGTACGAGATTGCGCGTCTACCGAATCGCTTTGAGAAGAAGTGCCAGCGTGATGTCACTGCTGAGTATTCCAAAGATGGCAACAAGATTCTCGTCCACAATTCCTGCATTCAGCAGGATGGCTCGCCCAAGGTTGCTGAAGGTAGAGCAAAAGTGGCCGATTCTGTGACGAATGCGAAGCTCAAAGTGACGTTCTTCTGGCCGTTTTATGGTGATTACTGGATTATCGGACTCGATCCCGCGTATCGCTGGGCCATCGTTGGTGAACCGGATCGCAAGTACATGTGGATACTGTCACGCACGCCGCACCTCGCCGATGCGGATCATGCCCACATTCTGAACCTGGTGCAGCAGGCCGGTTACGAATCCGGCCAGCTGATTTATTCACAGCAGACTGGCGCGCGTTAG
- a CDS encoding DUF6526 family protein, which translates to MSAPQNYQNHGRVDPKFHFFTIPLALFCFIASIFHVWKQPTPPNILLVPVTFVLFMTAGIARMYALQVQDRLIRLEESLRMERLGVSSAGLTIRQFVALRFASDAELPALTERARAEKLSGKQIKQAIVNWRADYERV; encoded by the coding sequence ATGTCAGCACCGCAAAACTACCAGAACCACGGGCGCGTCGATCCGAAGTTCCACTTCTTCACAATTCCGTTGGCTCTGTTTTGCTTCATAGCTTCGATCTTTCATGTGTGGAAGCAGCCCACACCGCCAAACATTTTGCTGGTACCCGTCACCTTCGTGCTCTTCATGACTGCGGGCATTGCGCGCATGTATGCCCTGCAGGTGCAGGATCGCCTGATCCGGTTGGAAGAATCGTTGCGGATGGAAAGGCTGGGTGTGTCGTCTGCTGGATTAACCATTCGCCAATTTGTGGCACTGCGTTTCGCATCCGATGCGGAATTGCCTGCGCTGACGGAACGGGCACGCGCCGAGAAACTTTCTGGCAAGCAGATCAAACAGGCGATTGTGAACTGGCGCGCGGATTACGAGCGCGTTTAG
- a CDS encoding deoxyribonuclease IV → MNSPRRIGIHLSTSGGTWTAVQRAVDCGANCFQIFSSSPRQWKPSVVSAADAEKMHSLRAQYNISPLTIHASYLINLCSQSEEVRKNSTAAFRGEVERALALGADFLVFHPGSWKGLTRAEALQHAAENIERAVDGLDCQSSQLRILIENTAGSEFSMGGKLDQVADLLHMLDRCAPVDVCLDTCHTHVAGYDIVTAEGYEETLALMDESFGTKRVKVWHCNDAKAPQGSKLDRHEHIGDGTIGPEPFRRILRDPRFAHCAFIAETPVDEPGDTLRNVSILRTLAAV, encoded by the coding sequence TTGAACTCTCCCCGGCGCATCGGCATTCACCTTTCTACCAGCGGTGGCACCTGGACGGCTGTGCAACGTGCTGTTGATTGCGGCGCTAATTGCTTCCAGATATTTTCGTCGTCACCGCGTCAGTGGAAGCCTTCCGTTGTCAGTGCTGCCGATGCGGAAAAGATGCACTCTCTCCGCGCACAATACAACATCTCTCCGCTGACGATTCATGCGTCTTATCTGATCAATCTCTGTTCGCAGAGTGAAGAGGTGCGAAAGAACTCGACTGCAGCGTTTCGTGGTGAAGTGGAACGCGCACTCGCGCTTGGTGCGGACTTTCTCGTCTTCCATCCCGGTTCGTGGAAAGGCCTGACACGAGCCGAAGCGTTGCAACATGCAGCGGAAAACATCGAGCGCGCCGTCGATGGTCTTGACTGCCAGAGTTCGCAGCTTCGCATCCTCATCGAAAACACCGCAGGCAGTGAGTTCAGCATGGGGGGCAAACTCGATCAGGTAGCTGACCTGCTGCACATGCTTGACCGTTGCGCGCCAGTTGATGTGTGTCTGGACACCTGCCACACACACGTTGCGGGATACGACATTGTGACGGCTGAAGGCTACGAAGAAACCCTCGCACTCATGGATGAGAGCTTTGGCACCAAGCGCGTCAAGGTTTGGCATTGCAACGACGCGAAGGCGCCGCAAGGCAGCAAGCTGGACCGCCACGAACACATTGGCGACGGCACCATCGGCCCCGAGCCGTTCCGCCGCATCCTCCGCGATCCGCGCTTTGCTCACTGCGCTTTTATCGCGGAAACGCCGGTAGATGAACCCGGAGACACGCTGCGGAACGTCAGCATCCTGCGCACACTGGCAGCGGTGTAA
- a CDS encoding DUF6492 family protein gives MKLSAVMPLKTTGRHYADNIPRCDILFSSLRHFSTPDIFDRFLIVVPHDEVETAKKYSQAWSDFPIEIVDESEHFGVFQKYNQRHQIRNWHRQQIIKLYGSELINTEYFLVFDPDTFATHPFTIDTLLPGGKALTHMQSREIEKVFWSNSAELLKQDPHLEKDGIWLTPVTMSATLCRALHKRLEDMFDIPWMEVLLQRYAMDWTEYTLYWLNAEQQGLIDQFHAFPEPGGVELHTSQSIWRAGTGGENLQKWDAAKHFSPDDKGIFAVIQSNTGLNIDQITKKLEPYMPIQRQAYDRQFDLKLKIAETYSALVRQVMKRAGGALGGR, from the coding sequence ATGAAGCTAAGTGCCGTTATGCCGCTGAAGACCACGGGACGGCACTATGCCGACAACATTCCCCGTTGCGACATTCTCTTCTCTTCCCTGCGCCATTTCTCCACGCCGGACATCTTTGACCGCTTCCTGATCGTTGTTCCTCACGATGAAGTCGAGACCGCAAAGAAGTATTCGCAGGCCTGGAGCGACTTCCCCATCGAGATTGTCGATGAAAGCGAACACTTCGGTGTCTTCCAGAAGTACAACCAGCGCCATCAGATTCGTAACTGGCACCGCCAGCAGATCATTAAGCTATACGGCTCTGAACTGATTAACACCGAATACTTCCTAGTCTTCGATCCGGACACCTTCGCCACTCATCCCTTCACGATCGACACTCTGTTGCCCGGCGGCAAAGCACTGACACACATGCAGTCACGCGAGATTGAAAAAGTCTTCTGGAGTAACTCAGCAGAACTGTTGAAGCAGGACCCGCATCTGGAAAAGGACGGCATCTGGCTTACGCCCGTCACCATGTCCGCCACGCTTTGCCGTGCTCTACACAAGCGCCTGGAAGACATGTTCGACATTCCGTGGATGGAGGTTCTTCTACAGCGCTATGCCATGGATTGGACCGAATACACGCTGTACTGGCTGAACGCGGAGCAGCAAGGACTGATCGACCAGTTCCACGCCTTCCCTGAACCGGGCGGAGTGGAACTGCACACCAGCCAGAGCATCTGGCGCGCGGGCACAGGCGGCGAGAACTTGCAGAAGTGGGATGCAGCAAAGCATTTCTCACCGGATGACAAAGGCATCTTCGCCGTAATCCAGAGCAACACCGGCCTGAACATTGACCAGATTACAAAGAAGCTGGAACCATACATGCCCATCCAAAGACAGGCCTATGACCGGCAGTTCGACCTGAAATTGAAGATTGCGGAGACCTACTCCGCGCTTGTGCGGCAGGTGATGAAGCGAGCCGGCGGAGCGCTTGGCGGCCGTTAA
- a CDS encoding exopolysaccharide transport family protein translates to MTTILNPTPSVNVPPHGPGLRSPSLRDLLNIAFYYRRLAFLLATSLLLIGVLVALLLPPSYMARARLLALNGGVYDLQSGGVPNARSLTAPPAADVEQQLLESAELHRDVLRRELGNRVSPEDFEKQLAQFENHLKVSKLETGDVIEITYRDRDPQRAAAVLKTLLAVYFEERAEILTSGRVSFLTQQRDNIRSQLDAANGQIEAYEKQHGVVDVKGQIDSAVQLDGQLRQRMAEAETAVAEARRSVDVLQNNASHVPQEVELFRDNTEAAHTIGTMESDLFKLQAKRADLMSRYMATSPFVTQVEAQIAQLETAIEQQKKQISVSTRVGYNNFKDQVNGQLSQAQASLAGAQGRYNVLQTQVSESQGKLKDLISVNDTLARLTSQRDLLAETAKNYAEQVEKARVEQNQTMTSGTTNVRMIETPTVPRKRTNSRLLFIAAAVVASVLITIVVIVVASSMRETFLSPDEAERSLRLPVLSDIARRGAPEQTARRAFGRLIAAADSVPTGGQGKTILLLTGQNEGGMSMVARGLVEALEPRSPGRVALVHMEEEGDTPVEGSLLALRPLTKDAVVTVGMTMTRSRLINLFHELRSTYDYVVVTAPPAYQWFESVELTTVADLTVLILAAEKTRKPVVETILSQASYIGGNVDGLVMTGRKYYIPGWLYRVLLGRGTA, encoded by the coding sequence GTGACGACAATTCTTAACCCAACTCCTTCGGTCAACGTCCCCCCTCACGGTCCGGGGCTACGTTCCCCATCCCTACGCGATCTCCTGAATATTGCGTTTTACTATCGCCGCCTGGCATTCCTGCTGGCCACTTCGCTGCTCTTGATCGGCGTTCTGGTGGCGCTGTTACTGCCACCGTCCTACATGGCGCGGGCCCGATTGCTCGCACTCAACGGCGGTGTGTACGACCTGCAGTCCGGCGGGGTTCCAAATGCGCGCTCCCTTACAGCACCACCCGCTGCCGATGTAGAACAGCAGCTTTTGGAAAGTGCCGAGTTGCATCGCGATGTGCTTCGACGCGAGCTGGGCAATCGTGTCTCTCCTGAGGACTTTGAAAAGCAACTGGCCCAGTTTGAAAATCACCTGAAGGTCTCCAAACTGGAAACCGGCGATGTGATTGAAATCACCTATCGCGACCGGGATCCGCAACGCGCGGCGGCTGTATTGAAGACTCTGCTGGCGGTGTATTTCGAAGAGCGCGCGGAGATTCTTACTTCAGGCCGGGTCTCGTTCCTTACCCAACAGCGAGACAACATCCGCTCACAACTCGACGCCGCAAACGGGCAGATTGAAGCTTACGAAAAGCAGCACGGCGTAGTAGACGTGAAAGGCCAGATCGATTCTGCCGTGCAATTGGACGGACAGTTGCGCCAACGCATGGCAGAAGCTGAGACCGCCGTCGCCGAAGCCCGTCGCAGTGTGGATGTATTGCAGAACAACGCATCCCATGTACCGCAGGAAGTGGAGCTGTTCCGTGACAACACGGAAGCGGCACACACCATCGGCACAATGGAATCGGATTTATTCAAACTGCAGGCGAAGCGCGCAGATCTGATGTCGCGTTATATGGCCACATCTCCGTTTGTCACGCAGGTAGAAGCGCAGATAGCTCAGTTGGAAACGGCGATTGAACAGCAGAAGAAACAGATCTCTGTTTCAACGCGCGTGGGCTACAACAATTTCAAAGATCAGGTAAACGGTCAGCTTTCCCAGGCGCAGGCCTCGCTCGCCGGAGCGCAGGGCCGCTACAACGTGTTGCAGACACAAGTGTCCGAATCGCAAGGCAAGTTGAAGGACTTGATTAGCGTGAACGACACGCTGGCACGCCTCACGTCGCAGCGCGATCTACTGGCGGAAACCGCAAAGAATTATGCCGAGCAGGTGGAGAAAGCGCGCGTTGAGCAGAACCAGACAATGACTTCTGGTACGACGAACGTGCGCATGATCGAGACGCCCACCGTGCCGCGGAAGCGCACCAACTCACGCCTGCTGTTCATTGCTGCCGCTGTCGTAGCCTCCGTTCTGATCACGATTGTGGTGATAGTGGTGGCATCCAGCATGCGCGAAACCTTCCTTTCGCCGGATGAAGCAGAACGCAGCCTGCGTCTGCCGGTGCTCTCCGACATTGCGCGACGCGGCGCTCCAGAACAGACGGCAAGACGCGCATTTGGTCGTTTGATTGCCGCCGCAGATTCCGTTCCCACCGGTGGTCAGGGCAAGACGATCCTTCTCTTAACCGGGCAGAACGAAGGCGGTATGAGCATGGTGGCGCGCGGCCTGGTAGAAGCGCTGGAACCTCGCTCGCCCGGACGCGTGGCACTGGTTCATATGGAAGAAGAGGGCGATACACCGGTAGAAGGCTCGTTGCTGGCACTGCGTCCGCTGACGAAGGATGCAGTAGTCACCGTCGGCATGACCATGACGCGGTCGCGGTTGATCAATCTCTTTCACGAACTACGCTCCACTTACGACTATGTGGTGGTGACCGCACCGCCTGCGTATCAGTGGTTTGAAAGCGTAGAACTGACGACCGTCGCCGACCTGACCGTTCTGATCCTCGCCGCAGAAAAGACACGCAAGCCTGTGGTGGAAACGATTCTGTCGCAGGCCAGCTACATTGGTGGCAACGTGGATGGTCTGGTGATGACAGGTCGCAAATATTACATCCCCGGCTGGCTGTATCGTGTGCTGCTGGGACGAGGAACCGCATGA